Proteins co-encoded in one Candidatus Poribacteria bacterium genomic window:
- a CDS encoding RRXRR domain-containing protein translates to MPTTETRAAMMIKSGQATPYWDNGIFCIRLNYQSKEWTQEICVGVDPGSQKEGFTVKSESHTYLNVQADAHTHTAKKVKNRRELRRGRRSRKCPNRKNRTNRLANKERIPAGTRARWDWKLRILNWLDKLYPVTHICVEDIKASPWEGAKKWNQSFSPLEVGKNWFYGEVEKMWQLLNYTRLRNKVYT, encoded by the coding sequence ATGCCTACAACAGAAACGCGCGCTGCTATGATGATTAAGTCAGGTCAGGCAACGCCTTACTGGGACAACGGTATATTTTGTATACGTCTGAATTATCAAAGTAAAGAATGGACGCAGGAGATATGTGTGGGTGTGGATCCTGGTAGTCAGAAAGAGGGTTTCACCGTCAAATCTGAGTCCCATACATATCTGAATGTTCAGGCGGATGCACATACTCATACTGCGAAGAAGGTCAAGAATCGCAGAGAGTTAAGGCGTGGTAGGCGTTCACGAAAGTGTCCTAACAGAAAAAACCGCACGAACCGTCTTGCTAATAAAGAACGCATACCCGCTGGAACTCGTGCCAGGTGGGACTGGAAACTGCGCATACTTAACTGGCTCGATAAACTCTATCCGGTCACACATATATGCGTAGAAGATATTAAGGCGAGTCCCTGGGAAGGTGCTAAAAAATGGAACCAGTCGTTTAGTCCGCTTGAAGTGGGTAAAAACTGGTTCTATGGTGAGGTTGAAAAGATGTGGCAGTTACTTAACTATACAAGGCTACGAAACAAAGTCTATACGTGA
- a CDS encoding cytochrome P460 family protein, whose amino-acid sequence MKTQTRNLLSCLAIILISCLLLSACAEKQLEELIEQQEEEKPETTEEPVQPEEPVVALPGLPDDVAGYTQWLKLNAEPIPPVPGGDPHNGTKNVYVNKTREDIAPNGEQQFPYPDGSIVVKEANRPGKDYVGLIAIMRKKAGVDPDHNDWEFIEYVRNAPDADFTVIAKDGVCWGCHTRVEDIDYVFTELQ is encoded by the coding sequence ATGAAAACGCAAACACGAAACCTGCTATCTTGCCTCGCAATAATACTGATAAGCTGTCTACTTCTCAGTGCGTGTGCCGAAAAACAGTTGGAAGAACTCATTGAACAGCAAGAAGAAGAAAAACCTGAGACGACAGAAGAACCTGTCCAACCTGAAGAACCAGTAGTCGCACTTCCCGGCTTACCTGATGATGTGGCAGGCTATACACAATGGCTCAAATTAAACGCTGAACCTATCCCTCCCGTCCCTGGCGGGGACCCACACAACGGCACCAAAAACGTTTATGTCAACAAAACACGGGAAGACATCGCACCAAACGGCGAACAGCAGTTCCCATACCCGGATGGTAGTATCGTTGTAAAGGAAGCAAATCGTCCCGGTAAGGATTATGTGGGACTCATCGCGATTATGCGGAAGAAAGCAGGCGTAGACCCTGATCACAACGATTGGGAGTTCATCGAATATGTCCGAAACGCACCGGATGCTGACTTCACCGTCATTGCTAAAGACGGTGTGTGTTGGGGCTGCCACACCCGAGTTGAAGACATTGATTATGTTTTCACAGAACTTCAGTGA
- the ftsY gene encoding signal recognition particle-docking protein FtsY, with the protein MLRNLFKGSDESREASDVGGKQENWFNRLKSGLAKTRSQLMSQLSGLLRMGRKIDEDLMEEIEEILIQADVGVDTTLMLMDNVRERVKAEGLSDSSELESVIKSEILKLLGEDMPLDVKDERPYTILVLGVNGAGKTTTIGKLASRFITDGRRVLVAAGDTFRAAAEDQLAIWCERAGAELIRGGENAEPAAVVFDAIHAAKHRNADVLIVDTAGRLHTKKPLMDELAKIGRVMGRAHAGAPHEVLLVVDGTVGQNALMQAKIFNEAVPITGVAVTKLDGTAKGGIVIGVNAEIGAPVKLIGIGEKLDDLRDFTGADFVEALFAAEETTDI; encoded by the coding sequence ATGCTCAGAAATTTGTTTAAAGGTAGTGATGAAAGCCGCGAAGCATCCGACGTTGGAGGTAAGCAAGAGAACTGGTTTAATCGGCTCAAGTCCGGTTTAGCAAAAACTCGGAGCCAGTTGATGTCGCAGTTATCAGGGCTCTTGCGGATGGGTAGAAAGATTGACGAGGACCTGATGGAGGAAATCGAGGAGATTTTGATCCAAGCAGATGTCGGTGTTGATACGACGTTGATGCTAATGGATAACGTGAGGGAGAGAGTAAAAGCGGAGGGATTAAGTGATTCTTCGGAATTGGAATCGGTCATAAAATCGGAAATTCTGAAGCTGCTTGGTGAAGATATGCCGCTGGACGTTAAAGATGAAAGACCGTACACAATTTTAGTGCTTGGTGTGAATGGTGCCGGAAAAACGACGACTATCGGTAAACTTGCGAGTCGTTTTATCACGGATGGGCGGCGCGTGCTTGTCGCCGCGGGGGATACATTTCGCGCTGCAGCGGAAGATCAGCTCGCCATCTGGTGTGAGCGGGCGGGTGCCGAACTGATTCGCGGTGGAGAGAATGCCGAACCTGCTGCTGTCGTCTTTGATGCAATTCACGCAGCGAAGCATCGCAATGCAGATGTGCTAATTGTGGATACTGCTGGGCGGCTACATACCAAAAAGCCGTTGATGGATGAGTTAGCGAAAATCGGACGTGTGATGGGACGAGCGCATGCTGGGGCACCACATGAAGTACTCCTCGTCGTTGATGGGACAGTAGGTCAGAATGCTTTGATGCAAGCGAAGATTTTCAACGAGGCGGTACCAATTACCGGTGTCGCTGTTACGAAACTTGATGGGACAGCGAAAGGCGGTATTGTCATTGGGGTGAATGCTGAGATTGGCGCGCCGGTCAAACTCATAGGGATTGGTGAGAAACTTGACGATTTGAGGGATTTCACAGGGGCAGATTTCGTTGAAGCACTCTTTGCAGCAGAAGAAACCACGGACATATAG
- a CDS encoding sigma-70 family RNA polymerase sigma factor, translating to MQSQSPESLPPECYNDTELIERFQQGDTAAFDALFTRYQKRTYRLVQRFISNREDALDLTQDAFIRAYQGLGDFKSQCQFYSWLYRITVNLCIDFLRKKARSEVLLYDSDESGELPMANIPDPRAESPAKAVENKELRTHIRKAVRRLPPKQRQIFILRHWDGLSLKDIAAVVGRSDGTVKAHLLHAHRNLRKHLRPYLQEADS from the coding sequence ATGCAGTCCCAAAGCCCCGAAAGCCTTCCTCCAGAGTGTTATAATGATACCGAACTAATTGAGCGATTTCAACAAGGCGACACCGCCGCGTTTGATGCGCTCTTTACCCGCTACCAGAAACGCACCTATCGCTTGGTGCAACGCTTTATCTCAAACCGAGAAGATGCCTTGGATCTCACGCAAGACGCATTCATACGCGCCTACCAAGGCTTAGGTGATTTTAAGAGCCAGTGCCAGTTTTATAGCTGGCTTTATCGAATCACAGTGAATCTCTGTATCGATTTCTTAAGGAAAAAAGCGAGATCAGAAGTGCTCCTGTATGATTCCGATGAATCGGGAGAATTGCCGATGGCAAACATCCCCGACCCTCGGGCAGAGTCGCCAGCAAAAGCGGTTGAGAATAAAGAGTTGAGAACCCACATCCGGAAAGCCGTCCGCCGGCTCCCGCCAAAGCAACGGCAAATCTTCATTCTGCGACATTGGGACGGACTCTCGCTTAAAGATATTGCGGCAGTCGTTGGTAGATCTGATGGCACAGTCAAGGCACATCTGCTTCACGCCCATCGCAATCTTCGGAAACATCTACGTCCTTACCTACAAGAAGCAGATTCCTAA
- a CDS encoding MarR family transcriptional regulator, with protein sequence MSKDQEFHNEIDVVMRVMRHAQAAVKSRFIQEVVPNRLTIVQFNALQHLHWYGRDAGMSVSELGEHLGLAHNTTSGLVSRLERHGWVIRRKCDKDRRRARIKLTPQSEELFREGVEHAADFWQSTFGQLSTQERENLIESLKRLKQVMAKPIWPSYAQLHPRDADHLQKRFKADLDELAQAKLKLVGMRLILAQIAEKQNEHELTAYLNQAASEEIRHTNRLLNLLGRGENMEVLLSALAHEDNVVYEELIALLETAPHAEEDEELTLLQQMVQDSQRYKRWFCSVYKQTNQ encoded by the coding sequence ATGTCTAAAGACCAAGAATTCCATAACGAGATTGATGTCGTAATGCGTGTGATGCGTCATGCGCAAGCGGCTGTCAAATCAAGATTCATTCAAGAAGTTGTCCCGAATCGCCTGACGATTGTCCAGTTTAACGCCCTACAACATCTACATTGGTATGGTCGGGATGCTGGTATGTCAGTGAGTGAACTCGGTGAGCACTTGGGTCTTGCCCATAACACAACATCTGGGTTAGTGAGTCGTCTGGAACGACATGGTTGGGTAATCCGTCGTAAATGTGATAAGGACCGGAGACGCGCTCGGATTAAACTCACGCCGCAATCTGAAGAACTTTTCCGAGAGGGTGTAGAACACGCGGCAGATTTTTGGCAAAGTACTTTTGGGCAGCTATCCACGCAAGAACGTGAAAATCTGATTGAAAGCCTGAAACGGTTGAAACAGGTGATGGCGAAGCCTATATGGCCAAGTTATGCGCAGTTACACCCTCGCGATGCGGATCATCTCCAAAAACGGTTTAAAGCCGACTTGGACGAACTCGCACAGGCAAAACTGAAACTTGTCGGGATGCGATTGATTCTCGCGCAAATCGCAGAAAAGCAGAATGAACACGAACTCACAGCGTACTTAAACCAAGCCGCCTCCGAGGAAATTCGTCATACGAACCGACTGTTGAATCTACTCGGCCGTGGTGAAAATATGGAGGTGCTACTCTCAGCACTTGCCCATGAAGACAACGTCGTCTACGAGGAACTGATTGCCTTACTCGAGACCGCGCCACATGCTGAAGAAGACGAAGAATTAACACTTCTACAACAGATGGTTCAGGATAGTCAAAGATATAAACGTTGGTTTTGTAGTGTTTATAAACAAACGAACCAGTGA
- a CDS encoding ABC-F family ATP-binding cassette domain-containing protein, whose amino-acid sequence MSLIRLENVTKLYDPDLILDNISVAIEHGDRIGLIGRNGTGKTTLIKIINGMLANFKGKVVSAKGLRIGYLSQEPDLSRDCTLRQEMLKVFEKRRALEDKMLLLAEEMETQESPHLLAEYARIQEQHERLGGYDYEHQINRILGGLGFAELDFNLPIRVLSGGQKSRATLAKLLLEAPDLLLFDEPTNHLDIKGIEWLENYLNTEYNGAVLVVSHDRYFLDKVVRKVWELAEHRITIYRGNYSKYVETKKVEQLVGARAFKKQQAFIEHEEDFIRRNIAGQRTREAQGRRKKLERLERVEKPKPDAPTLKLNFTPETRGGNDILRCKDVGKSFGEKSIFTDLNFEVYRRDVVGIVGANGTGKTTLFRMILGEEPATEGEMWVGPTLKFGYYTQELQGLNPDNEIIDEIWELRPQQTQGEIRSFLGKFLFSGDDVFKRIGNLSGGEQSRILLAKLLLANANVLLLDEPTNHLDIPAREALEAALAEYPATLFIISHDRYLLNNLATKLLIFDGTPGGTANLFEGNYAEYIAQQQEGKENQQPSENIQELQPPQTSPQKSKSRSKRKRKIKAQRLVGSN is encoded by the coding sequence ATGTCTTTAATACGATTAGAAAACGTCACCAAACTCTACGATCCAGACTTAATTCTCGACAATATTTCGGTCGCAATTGAGCATGGCGACAGAATTGGGTTAATTGGCCGTAACGGAACCGGAAAAACAACGTTAATTAAAATTATAAACGGTATGCTTGCCAATTTTAAGGGTAAAGTCGTGTCCGCGAAGGGGTTGCGTATCGGATATCTCAGCCAAGAACCGGACCTCTCGCGCGACTGCACGTTAAGGCAAGAAATGCTTAAGGTTTTTGAAAAAAGGCGCGCGCTTGAAGACAAAATGCTCCTGTTAGCGGAGGAAATGGAGACACAGGAGTCACCGCATCTCTTAGCAGAATATGCCCGGATTCAGGAACAACATGAACGGCTCGGTGGTTACGACTACGAACACCAGATTAACCGAATCCTCGGCGGTTTAGGTTTCGCTGAACTGGATTTTAATCTACCAATTCGTGTATTGAGTGGCGGCCAGAAAAGCCGGGCAACACTCGCAAAACTTCTCCTTGAAGCACCGGACCTACTGCTTTTCGATGAACCGACAAATCACCTTGATATTAAAGGGATCGAGTGGCTCGAAAATTATCTCAATACCGAATACAACGGTGCCGTCCTTGTCGTCTCCCACGACCGGTATTTTTTGGATAAGGTTGTCCGCAAAGTATGGGAACTCGCGGAACATAGGATAACAATTTATCGCGGGAACTATTCCAAGTACGTTGAAACGAAAAAAGTTGAGCAATTAGTCGGCGCACGAGCGTTCAAAAAACAACAAGCATTCATTGAGCACGAAGAAGATTTCATTCGCCGTAACATCGCCGGACAACGCACCCGAGAAGCACAAGGTAGACGGAAAAAATTGGAGCGATTGGAGAGAGTCGAAAAACCTAAGCCAGATGCGCCAACGCTTAAACTCAATTTTACACCTGAAACCCGCGGCGGAAACGACATTCTCCGATGCAAAGATGTCGGCAAATCATTCGGCGAAAAGTCGATATTCACAGACCTGAATTTTGAGGTGTACCGTCGCGATGTTGTCGGAATTGTCGGGGCAAACGGCACGGGAAAAACGACGCTTTTCCGTATGATTCTCGGAGAGGAACCCGCTACAGAAGGTGAAATGTGGGTAGGTCCCACCCTGAAGTTTGGATACTACACGCAAGAACTGCAGGGGCTCAACCCCGATAACGAGATCATTGACGAAATCTGGGAGCTGCGTCCACAGCAGACACAAGGCGAGATACGGAGTTTCTTAGGTAAGTTTTTATTCTCCGGTGATGATGTTTTCAAACGGATCGGGAACCTGAGCGGCGGTGAGCAAAGCCGTATACTTCTCGCCAAGTTGCTATTAGCAAACGCCAACGTGCTTTTACTTGATGAACCGACGAACCACCTTGACATACCGGCGCGCGAGGCATTAGAAGCAGCATTAGCGGAATATCCAGCAACGCTATTTATTATTTCGCATGATCGCTATCTCCTGAACAACCTCGCGACGAAACTACTGATTTTCGATGGAACCCCTGGCGGCACCGCGAACCTTTTTGAAGGCAACTACGCCGAGTACATAGCACAGCAACAAGAAGGGAAAGAAAATCAACAACCGAGCGAAAATATTCAAGAATTACAACCGCCACAAACATCTCCGCAGAAAAGTAAGTCGAGATCGAAGCGAAAGCGAAAGATAAAAGCACAACGTCTCGTCGGCAGCAACTAA
- a CDS encoding homoserine kinase, which translates to MARYTNLSPTELAHIVAQYPIGTSLKLEEIRGGFGNSNFKLTTTTGEFLLKICDEKDPAELNMQIALLAQLHQHAYPTVYPILTKEKQPLIHETFGSVMIYPFLRGTQPSSTPKILAQLGTALAQLHRVPPIAELPRFAMGISQMRPFFQEVQDTEFAAHPFIASLKSELETMASQLNTPLPMGLLHGDLFLDNTLFNGDKMVAILDFEEGCYDTLLLDVGMTIIGCCYTPEHQLNLKTVQRFLDAYNAMRPMTESEWQHLDCFVHYAALSIAFWRFRQFNIRRPDAQRANTYQEMITRSTQFKRHQSDLYGRF; encoded by the coding sequence ATGGCACGTTATACTAACCTTTCACCGACAGAACTTGCACACATCGTTGCACAATACCCAATCGGTACATCACTGAAACTTGAGGAGATCCGCGGTGGGTTCGGGAATAGTAATTTTAAACTGACAACCACAACCGGCGAGTTTCTGCTGAAAATTTGCGACGAAAAAGACCCCGCAGAACTCAACATGCAAATCGCGCTTTTGGCGCAGCTCCACCAGCACGCATACCCGACAGTATACCCGATTCTAACCAAGGAGAAGCAGCCCCTGATTCATGAAACGTTTGGCAGCGTGATGATCTATCCGTTTCTACGAGGAACACAACCTTCTTCCACCCCAAAAATACTCGCGCAACTCGGCACGGCGTTAGCGCAACTGCATCGCGTTCCACCAATTGCAGAACTTCCACGCTTTGCGATGGGAATATCGCAGATGCGACCCTTTTTCCAAGAAGTGCAAGATACAGAATTTGCGGCGCACCCGTTCATTGCATCGCTAAAATCGGAATTGGAAACGATGGCATCGCAACTCAATACGCCACTTCCGATGGGGCTTCTACACGGAGATTTATTTTTAGACAACACCCTCTTCAATGGCGATAAGATGGTGGCAATCCTTGATTTTGAAGAAGGTTGCTACGATACACTGTTACTTGACGTTGGAATGACGATCATTGGGTGCTGCTATACACCGGAACACCAACTGAACTTAAAGACTGTACAGAGATTTCTGGACGCTTACAACGCGATGCGCCCCATGACAGAAAGCGAATGGCAGCATTTGGATTGCTTCGTTCACTACGCCGCACTTTCCATAGCGTTTTGGCGATTTAGACAATTTAATATCCGCCGCCCTGACGCGCAGCGCGCGAATACGTATCAGGAAATGATAACCCGTAGCACTCAATTTAAGCGTCATCAGTCGGACCTTTATGGTCGATTTTAG
- a CDS encoding tetratricopeptide repeat protein, producing MTILYKWRALLLIIALTFYFTACGPKAIPYSQNTDAPEPNAVAVAHYNWGMTSAQNGNFDQAIMELHLAIQNEPGWVMPFFTLGVVYGNQGELDKAIQVWERATQLDADFAKAHYNLAVAYLHKEEKTRSIASLRKAIRIDKEALSSAKVDPALEGIRSTPEFQELEHTAEEKNQQN from the coding sequence ATGACTATTTTATATAAATGGCGCGCGCTACTGTTAATCATAGCGTTAACTTTCTACTTTACCGCGTGTGGTCCGAAAGCGATACCGTATTCTCAAAACACGGACGCACCCGAACCGAACGCAGTCGCTGTCGCACACTACAATTGGGGCATGACATCTGCTCAGAACGGCAATTTCGACCAAGCTATCATGGAACTCCACTTAGCTATCCAGAACGAACCGGGGTGGGTAATGCCGTTTTTTACATTAGGTGTTGTCTATGGCAATCAAGGAGAACTCGACAAAGCGATCCAAGTGTGGGAGCGCGCGACGCAGTTAGATGCCGATTTCGCGAAGGCGCATTATAACCTTGCCGTTGCCTATTTACACAAGGAAGAAAAAACACGATCCATTGCATCCTTGCGTAAAGCGATTCGGATAGACAAGGAGGCTCTCTCCTCGGCAAAAGTGGATCCAGCACTTGAGGGCATTCGTAGCACCCCCGAATTTCAAGAATTGGAACACACTGCTGAAGAGAAGAATCAACAAAATTGA
- a CDS encoding serine hydrolase, translating to MILKDDGIPKLSTTPHAVGLSAKRLTCISTAAQQFIDDGHLAGAVTVVARRGRIAHLEAYGMMDIEANKLMQRDTIFRIYSMTKPIAAAAVMLLCEDGKLQLDAPASTYLPELGELKVAAAADAETFTLIEADRDMTVIDLMRHTAGLPGAARYMAGQTAVDKRYREEGLHLLHECNLQEMVERLGRIPLLYQPGTKWHYSIAADVLGRLIEVISGQPFDVFLAERIFQPLGMVDTGFYVPAEKINRLTGMYAPTPEGGLQVIDAPEGGTGHVSETSFRKKPKFLSAGGGLVSTAADFARFCLMLSCKGTFAGKRLMKTESVELMTRNHLPAHLIPLDKKPDKRYAGLGFGLGVSVRVQQTDWIPTSQVGEYGWIGGASTEFWISPRDELVVITLAQHIPFSELSERVKPLVYAAIVKE from the coding sequence ATGATACTAAAAGACGATGGAATTCCCAAACTCAGCACAACACCGCACGCGGTAGGACTTTCAGCGAAGCGACTTACGTGTATCTCCACTGCTGCGCAGCAGTTTATTGATGACGGACACCTCGCTGGCGCGGTGACTGTTGTGGCGAGGCGCGGGAGAATCGCACACCTTGAGGCTTATGGTATGATGGACATTGAGGCGAACAAACTGATGCAGAGAGACACAATCTTTCGCATCTACTCAATGACGAAGCCGATCGCTGCTGCTGCAGTGATGCTGCTCTGTGAGGATGGAAAATTACAACTGGACGCTCCAGCTTCAACGTATCTACCCGAATTGGGCGAATTAAAAGTGGCAGCGGCGGCAGATGCCGAGACATTCACATTGATTGAAGCAGATCGGGATATGACCGTCATAGATTTGATGCGACACACCGCAGGGTTGCCCGGTGCTGCCCGATACATGGCAGGGCAAACTGCGGTAGATAAACGCTACCGAGAGGAAGGTTTGCATCTCCTACACGAATGCAACTTACAAGAAATGGTTGAGCGACTCGGTAGGATTCCACTGTTATATCAACCGGGGACGAAATGGCATTACAGCATCGCTGCAGATGTTTTGGGTAGATTAATTGAGGTGATTTCGGGTCAGCCTTTCGATGTATTTTTAGCTGAACGAATTTTCCAACCGTTAGGTATGGTGGACACCGGATTCTATGTCCCAGCGGAGAAAATTAATCGGCTCACAGGTATGTACGCCCCAACACCAGAAGGTGGTTTACAGGTTATTGACGCACCAGAGGGTGGAACCGGTCATGTATCTGAAACAAGTTTTAGAAAGAAGCCGAAATTCCTATCCGCGGGTGGTGGTTTAGTCTCCACCGCTGCTGATTTTGCCCGGTTCTGTCTGATGCTCTCATGCAAAGGTACATTCGCTGGAAAACGGTTAATGAAAACGGAATCCGTGGAATTGATGACACGCAACCACTTACCAGCACACCTGATACCGCTCGACAAAAAACCGGATAAGCGTTATGCTGGACTCGGTTTTGGACTCGGTGTCTCGGTGCGGGTGCAACAGACAGATTGGATACCTACATCTCAAGTTGGCGAATACGGTTGGATCGGCGGCGCGAGCACCGAATTTTGGATCTCACCGCGAGATGAATTGGTAGTCATCACACTTGCACAGCACATCCCTTTTTCCGAACTGAGCGAAAGGGTCAAACCGCTCGTCTACGCTGCAATCGTAAAAGAGTAG
- a CDS encoding WD40 repeat domain-containing protein: protein MKINLFFTFPTLLILLVLSPTNTLAQDYTKWELPEGAKSRLGKGIVTDIQISPDNTRLAIASSAGVWLYDVNTSNEIALFSREYKHKVEETIPRVVFSPDSRTLASSGYDDTIRIWNTETGKHLLTISMPVAPAQLFKFLTDGTWSTTIIPADEVESFKFLPDHKTQSIFIIFGGPLNSFKFLPDSQALVIQNSSGTVWLWDITTEEQFVTYSPKLPKPGLDKYKTWLQMDSPAAPDKWKLATDTFVDLTGGATFAFAVGDKEGTISIQDGSTHQQIRTFTGSTDAELSLPIQDRVRRPGNARPIPNELPTTWVKWVTGLEFAPNGKTLVSRSEYRMVDHLNGGWSAHQGPTEIWDVVAGEQLAALPPYESRWSDVDIKFSEDGKTLAIIGSGGCAIWDVTTRTEIAVFNGEVDVKFAGNSKIFAVIRNNNFAIWDIAKRSQITALNTVRERFALMPKRSAAQQREVPTLAAISPDGTILAVIDKNGTVNVWKPLTSIQLRTFTTGYTKMFTTLAFAHDGKTLASGDTSGKIQLWDLNTGSTRTTFTSSAGKPIDGLTFGIDNATLISESDGNIETWNVSNKKKINIHNIPGAARDGRIRMSKSSKTTFVQYLSGLAALTARGGKLAVFHDFQNRKKGEKITVWDISTGKPLCTIVDVTWGDIILAFASDGKTFVTSDDSAVRLWHTYTGEQIVTLNIPADAAAFAPDGETLAIGEGNEDKNISLWNLARQERISTLKGHEYIIYQLAFSPDSTILASGDAGGVIRLWELSTGKHLTTFKSSAGYINKLAFAPDGKTLASTNGGSNFRSPVGTILFWNVPIK, encoded by the coding sequence ATGAAAATAAATTTATTTTTTACTTTTCCGACGTTACTCATCCTTTTAGTGCTATCTCCAACGAACACCCTTGCACAAGACTATACAAAGTGGGAGCTGCCAGAAGGTGCTAAATCGCGTCTCGGAAAAGGTATTGTAACGGATATACAGATTTCGCCCGACAACACCCGCTTAGCAATTGCGAGTTCCGCTGGCGTATGGCTCTATGATGTCAACACAAGCAATGAAATCGCACTCTTTAGTAGAGAATATAAGCATAAAGTTGAGGAAACTATCCCACGGGTGGTATTTTCACCGGATAGCAGGACACTTGCCAGCAGTGGATATGATGATACTATCCGAATATGGAACACCGAGACGGGTAAACACCTACTTACAATAAGTATGCCTGTCGCTCCGGCTCAGTTATTTAAATTTTTAACTGATGGTACATGGTCAACAACTATTATCCCTGCTGATGAAGTGGAATCTTTTAAATTCTTACCCGATCACAAAACGCAGTCAATATTTATCATCTTTGGTGGTCCACTTAATTCGTTTAAATTTTTACCCGATAGCCAAGCACTTGTGATTCAGAATTCAAGCGGAACAGTCTGGCTTTGGGACATTACTACCGAGGAACAGTTTGTCACTTACAGTCCAAAGCTGCCTAAACCCGGACTCGACAAATACAAGACTTGGCTTCAGATGGATAGTCCTGCTGCTCCCGACAAATGGAAACTTGCGACAGATACTTTCGTTGATCTCACTGGTGGTGCCACTTTTGCATTTGCTGTTGGAGACAAAGAAGGCACAATTAGCATACAAGATGGATCCACCCACCAACAGATAAGGACATTTACAGGATCTACCGACGCTGAACTATCTTTGCCCATTCAAGATAGAGTGCGCCGCCCGGGTAATGCCCGTCCGATTCCAAATGAATTGCCCACAACATGGGTGAAATGGGTGACCGGGTTAGAGTTTGCACCGAATGGGAAAACACTTGTGAGTAGAAGTGAGTACCGGATGGTAGATCATCTGAATGGTGGTTGGTCAGCGCACCAAGGTCCAACTGAAATTTGGGACGTTGTTGCAGGAGAACAACTCGCAGCACTGCCTCCTTATGAATCCCGTTGGTCGGATGTGGACATAAAATTTTCAGAAGACGGAAAAACCCTTGCTATTATCGGAAGCGGCGGTTGTGCAATATGGGATGTCACCACCCGCACTGAAATTGCCGTGTTCAATGGGGAGGTAGATGTGAAATTTGCTGGTAATAGCAAGATATTCGCCGTTATAAGGAACAATAACTTTGCAATATGGGATATTGCAAAACGCTCTCAAATCACCGCGCTTAATACAGTCCGAGAGCGGTTTGCGCTCATGCCGAAACGCTCTGCTGCTCAGCAGCGGGAGGTACCAACCCTTGCTGCCATTTCTCCAGATGGCACAATCCTTGCCGTGATAGATAAAAACGGCACAGTGAATGTATGGAAGCCCCTAACCAGCATACAATTGCGTACTTTCACTACAGGCTATACAAAAATGTTCACGACCTTGGCATTTGCACACGATGGAAAAACACTTGCAAGCGGAGATACAAGTGGTAAAATTCAACTCTGGGACCTAAATACAGGTTCCACGCGCACGACCTTTACATCGAGTGCAGGCAAACCTATTGACGGATTAACCTTTGGCATAGACAATGCAACCCTTATCAGTGAAAGCGATGGTAACATTGAAACGTGGAATGTTTCCAATAAGAAAAAAATTAACATTCACAACATTCCGGGCGCAGCAAGGGATGGAAGGATAAGAATGTCAAAAAGTTCTAAAACCACCTTCGTTCAATACCTTTCGGGATTAGCTGCATTGACCGCAAGAGGTGGAAAACTGGCTGTTTTTCACGATTTTCAAAATCGGAAGAAAGGGGAAAAGATTACGGTATGGGATATTTCCACTGGCAAACCGTTGTGCACTATCGTTGATGTGACGTGGGGGGATATTATATTGGCGTTTGCCTCCGATGGAAAAACATTCGTAACCAGTGATGACAGTGCCGTACGCTTGTGGCATACATACACCGGCGAGCAAATTGTAACACTCAACATTCCGGCAGATGCAGCGGCGTTCGCACCTGATGGGGAAACCCTTGCCATCGGCGAGGGAAATGAAGATAAGAACATCTCCTTGTGGAATCTTGCCAGACAAGAACGTATTTCAACACTCAAAGGACACGAATACATCATCTATCAATTAGCATTCTCGCCAGACAGCACAATCCTCGCAAGCGGAGATGCAGGTGGTGTAATTCGCTTGTGGGAACTATCCACTGGCAAACACCTCACTACATTCAAATCCTCTGCAGGTTATATTAACAAATTGGCGTTCGCACCTGATGGAAAAACACTCGCAAGCACGAATGGGGGCAGTAACTTCCGAAGTCCTGTTGGCACTATCCTCTTCTGGAATGTTCCAATCAAATAG